The following are encoded in a window of Sinorhizobium sojae CCBAU 05684 genomic DNA:
- a CDS encoding Tn3 family transposase — translation MPRRHILTERQRSALFDLPTDELSLLRHYTLADDDLEHIRERRRPENRLGFALQLCALRYPGRALAPGEMIPQEVLSFIGAQLGISADALLTYAARRQTRQQHMEALRKIYGYKTFAGRGARDLRDWLFDQAEDARSNEDLAQRFVTQCRKALTILPAVSTIERLCADALVTAERRIETRIAERLDADARERLDGLLAEVMVGNISRFIWLRQFEVGNNSASANRLLDRLEFLRSLEIDPRVLAGIPPHRIARLRRQGERYFTDGLRDISSDRRWAILAVCAVEWEAAIADAIIETHDRIVGKTWREAKRLHDERIAGSKAAVTDTLRAFTALGATLLEARDDGIPLDTVLARSAEWHQLEQLVAAGTQLTNTLADEPLAHVEHGYHRFRRYAPRMLRCLKLRAAPVAEPLIAAAKTIGEMRVFTSADVSFLRPNSKWHRHLRAQHRGDGRLWEVAVLFHLRDAFRSGDIWLDHSRRYGDLKQILVPITSAQANARLAVPLDPQTWLADRKARLADGLKRLARAARDGTIPHGSIEDGTLRIDRLTADVPENAEELVLDLYRRMPPVRITDILLEVDAAIGFSDAFSHLRTGAPCSDRVGLLNVLLAEGLNLGLRKMAEASNTHDYWQLSRLARWHVESEAMNQALAMVVAAQGKLPMSRFWGMGTTASSDGQFFPSAGQGEAMNLVNAKYGNEPGLKAYTHVNDQFAPFASQTIPATVSEAPYILDGLLMNEAGRQVGEQYADTAGFTDHLFGTSAMLGYRLVLRIRDLPSKRLYVFNPAGTPKDLRKLVGGKIREELIVANWPDLFRCAATMAAGKIRPSQLLRKLASYPRQNDLAAALREVGRVERTLFIIEWILDTDMQRRAQIGLNKGEAHHALKNALRIGRQGEIRDRTTEGQHYRISGLNLLTAIIIYWNTVHLGHAIAERRNESLDVPPELLAHISPLGWAHILLTGEYLWPTEANA, via the coding sequence ATGCCAAGGCGACATATTCTCACCGAGCGACAGCGCTCGGCCCTGTTCGATCTGCCAACCGACGAATTGTCGCTGCTCAGACACTACACGTTGGCCGACGACGACCTTGAACACATCCGGGAACGGCGGAGGCCGGAAAATCGGCTTGGGTTCGCTCTACAGCTATGTGCACTTCGTTATCCAGGTCGCGCGCTCGCACCTGGCGAGATGATCCCGCAAGAAGTTCTATCCTTTATCGGGGCTCAACTCGGCATTTCGGCTGACGCGCTCCTCACCTATGCGGCTCGGCGCCAGACCCGCCAGCAGCATATGGAAGCGTTGCGCAAGATCTACGGCTACAAGACGTTCGCAGGCCGTGGCGCGCGCGATCTGCGGGACTGGCTTTTCGATCAGGCTGAGGATGCCAGGTCGAACGAAGATCTTGCTCAGCGTTTCGTCACGCAATGCAGGAAGGCGCTGACAATTCTGCCGGCGGTCTCAACGATCGAACGACTTTGCGCTGATGCGCTCGTTACGGCCGAACGGCGGATAGAGACACGGATTGCGGAAAGGCTTGACGCTGATGCGCGAGAGCGGCTGGATGGGCTCCTGGCCGAGGTGATGGTCGGAAACATCAGCCGCTTCATCTGGCTTCGTCAATTTGAGGTTGGCAACAATTCCGCGTCAGCGAACCGGCTGCTCGATCGGCTGGAATTCCTGCGCAGTCTGGAAATCGATCCCCGAGTGCTCGCCGGCATTCCACCGCACCGCATCGCACGGCTGCGTCGGCAGGGCGAGCGCTACTTCACCGATGGTCTGCGTGACATCAGTTCTGATAGACGTTGGGCGATCCTCGCCGTCTGCGCCGTGGAATGGGAAGCGGCAATCGCCGATGCCATAATCGAGACCCACGACCGCATCGTAGGGAAAACTTGGCGTGAAGCGAAACGGCTGCACGACGAGCGGATTGCAGGCTCCAAGGCAGCGGTCACTGATACGCTTCGCGCCTTCACGGCATTAGGCGCTACGCTGCTCGAAGCACGCGACGATGGTATTCCGCTGGATACGGTGCTGGCCCGATCGGCCGAATGGCATCAGCTTGAACAATTGGTCGCTGCAGGAACGCAGCTTACCAATACGCTGGCCGACGAGCCGTTGGCTCACGTCGAACATGGGTATCATCGCTTCCGTCGATATGCGCCGCGGATGTTGCGATGCCTGAAGCTCAGGGCCGCACCGGTGGCTGAGCCTTTGATTGCGGCCGCAAAAACCATCGGTGAAATGCGCGTGTTCACGTCGGCGGATGTATCTTTCCTGCGGCCAAATTCTAAATGGCATCGCCATCTTCGCGCGCAACATCGAGGCGATGGTCGTTTATGGGAAGTCGCGGTCCTGTTCCATCTCCGGGACGCTTTCCGATCCGGAGACATATGGCTGGATCATTCCCGTCGCTACGGTGATCTCAAGCAAATCCTTGTACCGATAACCTCGGCGCAGGCGAACGCCAGACTTGCTGTTCCTCTCGATCCTCAAACTTGGCTGGCTGATCGCAAAGCCCGCCTTGCGGACGGCCTGAAGCGGTTGGCGCGTGCCGCTCGCGATGGGACCATTCCCCATGGCAGCATTGAAGATGGAACGTTGCGGATCGACCGGCTGACCGCAGACGTTCCCGAAAACGCAGAGGAGCTGGTTCTCGATCTTTATCGTCGAATGCCGCCCGTACGGATTACGGACATTTTGTTGGAAGTTGACGCTGCGATCGGATTCTCCGACGCCTTTTCCCATCTGAGAACCGGAGCGCCATGCAGCGACCGGGTCGGCTTGCTGAACGTCCTGCTCGCCGAAGGGCTGAATCTCGGCCTTCGAAAGATGGCGGAAGCCTCGAACACGCATGATTACTGGCAGCTCTCGCGCCTTGCCCGCTGGCATGTCGAAAGCGAGGCCATGAACCAGGCGTTGGCAATGGTCGTGGCCGCGCAGGGCAAGCTGCCGATGTCGCGGTTCTGGGGCATGGGAACAACCGCATCAAGCGATGGTCAGTTTTTTCCTTCGGCAGGACAGGGCGAGGCCATGAACCTGGTCAACGCGAAGTACGGCAATGAGCCGGGGCTCAAAGCCTATACCCACGTCAATGACCAGTTCGCGCCGTTCGCCTCACAGACTATTCCCGCAACCGTCAGTGAAGCGCCGTACATCCTCGATGGCCTGCTGATGAATGAAGCCGGCCGGCAGGTCGGCGAGCAATACGCCGATACGGCGGGATTTACCGATCATTTGTTCGGGACCAGTGCCATGCTCGGCTACCGGCTCGTCTTGCGTATCCGCGATTTGCCGTCGAAACGGCTTTATGTCTTCAATCCCGCGGGGACGCCCAAAGATTTGCGCAAGCTGGTCGGCGGCAAAATCCGCGAAGAGCTGATCGTTGCAAACTGGCCTGATCTCTTCCGCTGTGCTGCCACGATGGCCGCCGGAAAGATCAGACCGAGCCAGTTGCTCCGGAAACTCGCATCCTATCCCCGGCAGAACGATCTGGCGGCTGCTCTCCGCGAGGTCGGACGCGTCGAGCGTACTCTTTTTATTATAGAGTGGATTCTCGACACCGACATGCAGCGGCGCGCCCAGATCGGCCTCAACAAGGGCGAGGCCCACCATGCGCTCAAGAATGCCCTTCGCATTGGCCGCCAAGGTGAAATACGTGATCGCACCACCGAGGGGCAACATTACAGGATCTCCGGGCTGAACCTGCTCACGGCGATTATCATCTACTGGAATACCGTCCACCTCGGCCACGCCATCGCCGAGCGGCGAAACGAAAGCCTCGATGTGCCACCTGAGCTTCTAGCCCACATCTCTCCGCTGGGCTGGGCGCACATCCTGCTCACCGGCGAATATCTCTGGCCTACGGAGGCAAACGCTTAG
- a CDS encoding YopT-type cysteine protease domain-containing protein, with product MLRDPNNPSTSSPARPSTSLFRYRTAELAQANADGICVGLTAEWLRNLNSHPSIRMEALVPGSQRHASAAVRQKEYENLKVHLRRQGAGPSEADFAAQNTMLQKAGLAPSGKEKVYNVGEPNFSRMLTKITADGSNHLLSLYFAEGGAHTVATSAMDGNTTLFDPNFGEFTVQSDQIDDLFRSLANRYSNPNRQHFTTVTTQKVT from the coding sequence GTGCTGCGTGATCCGAACAATCCCAGTACCTCCTCTCCTGCGAGACCGAGCACCTCCCTATTCCGATACAGAACGGCCGAATTGGCCCAGGCGAACGCAGATGGAATCTGCGTGGGTTTGACTGCTGAGTGGCTGCGTAACCTCAACAGTCATCCGTCAATCCGAATGGAGGCCCTAGTACCCGGATCGCAAAGGCACGCCTCAGCCGCTGTTCGGCAGAAGGAGTACGAGAATCTGAAGGTTCACCTACGAAGACAAGGAGCAGGACCTTCTGAGGCCGACTTCGCGGCGCAAAACACTATGTTGCAGAAAGCAGGCCTTGCTCCATCCGGAAAGGAGAAAGTATACAACGTCGGCGAGCCTAACTTCTCGCGCATGCTGACCAAGATTACAGCCGACGGATCCAACCATTTGCTCAGCTTGTATTTCGCTGAGGGCGGCGCACACACCGTTGCGACCTCGGCAATGGATGGAAACACCACGCTCTTCGATCCTAATTTCGGCGAATTTACTGTGCAATCAGATCAGATTGATGATTTGTTCCGAAGCCTAGCCAATCGCTACAGCAATCCAAACCGGCAGCATTTTACAACGGTGACCACCCAAAAGGTGACATGA
- a CDS encoding IS630 family transposase translates to MRTGIAFTVSPTDRQRLRALISDRNAPQKHVWRAEIILLSADGVGTVEIMRQTGKSKTCVWRWQERFATEGFEGLLRDKTRPSRIAPLGPEIGEQVVALSLADPPGETTHWTADMMAAEVGVSASAVRRIWKAHGLQPHRWRAFKLSNDPQFVAKLKDVVGLYVDPPAHAIVLSVDEKSQIQALDRTQPGLPLKKGRLGTMTHDYKRHGTTTLFAALNVLDGTVIGRNMQRHRHQEFIRFLNAINAQVPADKAIHVILDNYAAHKHPKVRAWLDRHQRFTFHFTPTSCSWLNAVEGFFAKLSKRRLKRGVFHSVVDLQAAINRFLTEHNQQPKPFTWTADPDKIIAAVKRGHQVLDSIH, encoded by the coding sequence ATGCGCACAGGAATAGCCTTCACCGTTTCGCCGACCGATCGCCAACGCCTGAGAGCCCTCATCAGTGATCGCAATGCGCCGCAGAAGCACGTCTGGCGCGCCGAGATCATCCTGCTGAGTGCCGATGGCGTCGGCACCGTCGAGATCATGCGACAGACCGGCAAGTCGAAGACCTGCGTGTGGCGCTGGCAGGAGCGCTTCGCCACGGAAGGCTTCGAGGGTCTCTTGCGCGACAAGACGCGCCCCTCGCGCATTGCGCCGCTCGGGCCGGAGATCGGCGAGCAGGTGGTGGCGCTTTCGCTTGCCGACCCGCCGGGCGAGACGACGCACTGGACTGCCGACATGATGGCGGCCGAGGTGGGCGTCAGCGCCAGCGCGGTGCGCCGCATCTGGAAGGCGCACGGTCTCCAGCCCCACCGCTGGCGGGCCTTCAAGCTCTCCAACGACCCGCAGTTCGTCGCCAAGCTCAAAGACGTTGTCGGCCTCTACGTCGACCCGCCGGCCCATGCCATCGTGCTGTCGGTCGACGAGAAGAGCCAGATCCAGGCGCTCGACCGCACCCAGCCCGGCCTGCCCCTGAAGAAGGGCCGGCTCGGCACCATGACCCACGACTACAAGCGGCATGGCACGACCACGTTGTTTGCCGCCCTCAACGTGCTCGACGGCACCGTCATCGGCAGGAACATGCAGCGTCACAGGCATCAGGAGTTCATCCGTTTTCTCAACGCCATCAACGCCCAAGTGCCGGCCGACAAGGCGATCCACGTCATCCTCGACAACTATGCCGCCCACAAGCATCCCAAGGTGCGCGCCTGGCTCGACCGCCATCAGCGCTTTACCTTCCACTTCACGCCGACGTCCTGCTCGTGGCTCAACGCCGTCGAGGGCTTCTTCGCCAAACTGTCGAAGCGTCGCCTCAAGCGCGGCGTCTTTCATTCGGTCGTTGACCTCCAGGCCGCCATCAACCGCTTCCTTACAGAGCACAACCAACAACCCAAGCCCTTCACCTGGACCGCCGATCCCGACAAAATCATCGCTGCCGTCAAACGGGGGCACCAAGTGTTAGATTCCATCCACTAG
- a CDS encoding integrase catalytic domain-containing protein: protein MVLTDIATGWTECVPVRTRESGLVIAALNQARSLFPFPLQGVDFDNDSAFMNERVVCWCRSQGLEVTRSRAYRKNDQAWVEQKNGAIVRRLVGYGRLVGAEATVVLGRLYDVVRLYGNLFQPSFSCERRHGSAPASSNATIRPCRLSRGWLPIPVWPRPIRSGCRRCWKGKIR from the coding sequence ATGGTGCTGACCGATATCGCTACGGGCTGGACCGAGTGCGTGCCAGTCCGCACGCGCGAAAGCGGTCTCGTTATCGCTGCCCTCAATCAGGCCCGCTCGCTGTTTCCATTCCCGCTGCAGGGCGTGGACTTCGACAACGATAGCGCCTTCATGAACGAACGTGTGGTCTGCTGGTGCCGAAGTCAGGGATTGGAGGTGACCCGTTCGCGAGCGTATCGAAAGAACGATCAGGCTTGGGTCGAGCAGAAGAACGGCGCGATCGTGCGACGGCTGGTCGGTTACGGAAGGCTCGTCGGCGCGGAGGCGACGGTTGTCCTTGGGCGTCTCTACGACGTGGTGCGTCTGTACGGCAATCTGTTCCAGCCTTCGTTCAGCTGCGAGAGAAGACACGGATCGGCGCCCGCGTCGTCAAACGCTACCATCCGCCCGTGCCGCCTATCGCGCGGGTGGTTGCCCATTCCGGTGTGGCCGAGGCCGATAAGGAGCGGCTGCAGGCGATGTTGGAAAGGGAAGATCCGGTGA
- the istA gene encoding IS21-like element ISRsp2 family transposase has protein sequence MPRRKQARRTTVRDIRTILRLTHEEGLSVREIAERLKIGKSSVSTYLLRAREAGLSWPLPVGADEDAKLERRLFGRAGRPPRDLSEPDWALVVRELKRKGVTLTLLWQEYRANHPDGYGFTWFCEQVAAFRQRTSVAFRNRHAAGAVMQTDYAGPTVPVIDPATGVIHPAQIFVAVLGASNLTFAHASSSQQLPDWIDGQVRALTFYGGVTKAIVCDNLKSGVAKALWFEPTLTATFAAMAEHYDTTILPTRSRKPRDKGRVEGAVLIVERWILARLRNRTFFSLAALNTAIAELLEELNNRTMRHVGKSRRELFEEIERAALKPLPAVPFEYAEWKSAKVHPDYHVEVDKTFYSVPHRLIGCTLQVRLTHRVVEIFHDHQRVASHVRRSQRSGHVTVNDHMPKAHQRYANTTPANLIGRATQIGPNAAILVERMMRDRPHPEQGYRSAMGILSLAPRYGSQRLDAACERALTINAISYSSVASILKSGLDRERPQAEHAAPTPAHTNIRGRSYYQ, from the coding sequence ATGCCGAGACGGAAGCAAGCAAGACGAACGACAGTGAGGGATATCCGGACCATTCTGCGCCTGACCCACGAAGAGGGTCTTTCGGTGCGCGAGATTGCCGAGCGGTTGAAGATCGGCAAGAGCTCGGTATCGACCTATTTGCTGCGCGCTCGGGAGGCCGGGCTTTCGTGGCCGTTGCCAGTCGGCGCGGACGAGGATGCAAAGCTGGAGCGGCGACTGTTCGGCCGAGCCGGTCGACCGCCGCGCGATCTCAGCGAGCCGGACTGGGCGCTGGTGGTTCGGGAGCTGAAGCGCAAAGGCGTGACGCTGACGCTTCTATGGCAGGAATACCGTGCCAACCATCCCGATGGTTACGGCTTCACGTGGTTCTGCGAGCAGGTTGCCGCCTTCCGGCAGCGCACGAGTGTAGCGTTCCGCAATCGGCACGCGGCGGGCGCCGTGATGCAGACCGACTATGCCGGGCCGACGGTGCCGGTGATTGATCCGGCGACCGGCGTCATCCATCCGGCCCAAATCTTTGTCGCGGTGCTGGGCGCCTCCAACCTGACCTTCGCCCATGCCAGCTCTAGCCAGCAGTTGCCAGATTGGATCGACGGCCAGGTGCGTGCTCTGACCTTTTATGGTGGGGTCACCAAGGCAATCGTGTGCGACAACCTCAAGTCGGGGGTGGCCAAGGCCCTTTGGTTCGAGCCGACGTTGACTGCCACGTTCGCCGCCATGGCGGAGCATTACGACACCACAATCCTGCCGACACGCAGCAGGAAGCCGCGTGACAAAGGCCGGGTCGAAGGCGCGGTATTGATCGTGGAACGTTGGATTCTGGCCCGGCTGAGGAACCGTACCTTCTTCTCGCTTGCCGCCCTCAACACGGCGATTGCCGAATTGCTCGAGGAGCTGAACAACCGGACGATGCGCCACGTCGGCAAAAGCCGCCGCGAACTGTTCGAGGAGATCGAGCGGGCAGCATTGAAGCCCTTGCCGGCGGTGCCGTTCGAATATGCGGAATGGAAGTCGGCGAAGGTACACCCGGACTATCATGTCGAGGTCGACAAGACCTTTTATTCGGTGCCGCATCGGCTGATCGGATGCACCCTGCAGGTGCGGCTCACCCACCGGGTAGTCGAGATCTTCCACGATCACCAGCGTGTCGCCAGCCATGTTCGCCGCTCCCAGCGTTCCGGCCACGTCACCGTCAACGACCATATGCCCAAGGCGCATCAGCGCTATGCCAACACCACGCCGGCCAATCTGATCGGCCGTGCGACCCAGATCGGCCCCAATGCCGCTATCCTGGTCGAACGCATGATGCGCGACAGGCCGCATCCGGAACAGGGATACCGCTCGGCCATGGGCATCCTGTCGCTGGCGCCGCGCTATGGATCGCAGCGCCTCGATGCGGCCTGTGAGCGGGCGCTCACCATCAATGCCATCAGCTATTCCTCCGTCGCCTCCATCCTCAAATCCGGCCTCGACCGGGAAAGACCGCAGGCTGAACACGCGGCCCCCACGCCTGCCCATACCAATATCCGTGGCCGATCCTACTATCAGTGA
- the tnpA gene encoding IS66-like element accessory protein TnpA: MDRVEIVDTGRRRRFSKEMKLQIVAESYLEPGLCATTARRHGISRSQLYEWRRLARAWQLDVASPVGGFVPALLVPEVEPAAGSLPNAGRMEVVSANGRRVIVDRDVDVEALLRIMRGLEALR; the protein is encoded by the coding sequence ATGGATCGAGTTGAGATTGTCGACACGGGTCGGCGTCGTCGTTTTAGCAAAGAGATGAAGCTCCAGATTGTCGCGGAGAGTTATTTGGAACCTGGCTTGTGTGCGACGACGGCGCGGCGACATGGTATATCGCGTTCGCAGTTATATGAATGGCGCCGGCTCGCACGAGCGTGGCAACTGGATGTTGCGTCGCCTGTGGGCGGCTTTGTCCCGGCGCTGCTTGTTCCAGAGGTAGAGCCGGCAGCAGGGTCATTGCCGAACGCCGGCCGGATGGAGGTTGTCAGCGCGAATGGTCGCCGTGTGATCGTGGACCGCGATGTCGACGTTGAAGCGCTGCTTCGGATCATGCGCGGACTGGAGGCGCTGCGGTGA
- the tnpB gene encoding IS66 family insertion sequence element accessory protein TnpB (TnpB, as the term is used for proteins encoded by IS66 family insertion elements, is considered an accessory protein, since TnpC, encoded by a neighboring gene, is a DDE family transposase.), with product MGTGVKVWLSTGYTDMRCGFPSLALRVQEVLKRDPLSGHLFVFRGRRSDILKIIWHDGLGACLFTRRLEKGRFIWPNMEGGAVAISPAQLSYLLSGIDWRNPQETWRPTRVG from the coding sequence ATGGGAACAGGCGTCAAGGTCTGGCTTTCAACGGGGTATACGGACATGCGCTGTGGCTTTCCCTCCCTGGCGCTTCGGGTGCAGGAGGTTCTGAAACGTGATCCGTTGTCAGGGCATCTCTTCGTCTTCAGGGGCCGCAGATCGGATATTTTGAAGATCATCTGGCATGATGGTCTGGGCGCCTGCCTTTTTACCCGGCGGCTGGAGAAGGGCCGGTTCATCTGGCCGAATATGGAGGGCGGCGCGGTAGCGATCTCACCGGCGCAATTGTCTTATTTGTTGTCCGGGATCGACTGGCGCAATCCGCAGGAAACCTGGCGTCCGACACGGGTCGGATAG
- the tnpC gene encoding IS66 family transposase, whose product MTSKPVDLPADLASAYLALLSEREMLQAERDVVVAERDTVVAERDIAVAQAANAQAMLSDSEALIASLELAIEKLKRELRGRRSERTARLIDQMELQLEELVMAATEDEAAAQAAAAKTSSVRSFTRKRPVRKPWPEDIERERVVIDPPVTCACCGGSRLSKLGEDVTETLEEVPRRFKVIETVREKFTCRDCEAISQPPAPFHATPRGFIGPHLLATILFDKFGMHSPLNRQSTRFKCEGIELSTSTLADQVGYGTAALLPIFDLIEAHVFAAERLFGDDTTIPIQAKDKCTTGRIWTYVCDDRPYGGAAAPAAIYYASSDRRGEHPQKHLAGYGGILQSDCYNGFEPLSVAEKKAVPITFAFCHAHARRKFFELADIQKNARDRKRKGKPISPIALEAVQRYDALFEIEREINGLSAEERLAARQEKSKPLFDDMHEWLKRERAMLSKSSEAIEPIDYMLKRWDGFARFLEDGRICLTNNAAERALRGIALGRRNWTFAGSQRGADRAAIMLSVITTCRLNDVDPKAWLADVFARIADLPVSRLHELLPWQWKTHKGTAIAAAA is encoded by the coding sequence ATGACTTCGAAGCCTGTGGACCTTCCTGCGGACCTTGCGAGCGCCTATCTGGCGCTGCTTTCCGAGCGTGAGATGTTACAGGCTGAACGTGATGTCGTTGTTGCCGAGCGCGATACCGTCGTCGCCGAGCGGGACATTGCGGTGGCGCAAGCCGCCAATGCGCAGGCCATGCTGTCGGACAGTGAGGCCTTGATTGCCAGTCTGGAGCTGGCGATCGAAAAGCTGAAGCGCGAACTGCGCGGCCGGCGATCCGAGCGCACGGCGCGCCTGATCGACCAGATGGAATTGCAGCTCGAAGAACTGGTGATGGCAGCGACGGAGGATGAAGCCGCAGCGCAGGCGGCTGCCGCCAAGACCTCGAGCGTGCGTTCGTTCACGCGCAAACGGCCGGTCCGAAAGCCGTGGCCGGAGGATATCGAACGCGAGCGCGTGGTGATCGATCCCCCAGTCACCTGTGCATGCTGCGGCGGGTCGCGCCTGTCGAAACTGGGCGAGGACGTCACTGAGACGCTCGAGGAGGTTCCGCGCCGGTTCAAAGTGATCGAGACGGTGCGGGAGAAATTTACCTGCCGTGACTGCGAAGCGATCAGCCAGCCGCCGGCGCCGTTCCATGCCACGCCGCGCGGCTTCATCGGTCCTCATCTGCTGGCGACGATCCTGTTCGATAAGTTCGGCATGCATAGTCCGCTGAACCGCCAGAGCACCCGGTTCAAATGCGAGGGCATCGAGCTTTCGACCTCGACGCTGGCCGACCAGGTCGGGTATGGAACGGCCGCGCTCCTGCCGATCTTTGATCTGATCGAGGCGCATGTCTTCGCGGCCGAGCGCCTTTTTGGCGACGACACCACCATTCCCATTCAGGCCAAAGACAAATGCACGACCGGGCGCATATGGACCTACGTGTGCGATGACCGGCCCTACGGCGGAGCGGCAGCGCCGGCGGCCATATACTATGCTTCGAGCGACCGCCGCGGCGAGCATCCGCAGAAGCACCTGGCCGGGTATGGCGGCATTCTGCAGAGTGATTGTTACAATGGCTTCGAGCCGCTCAGTGTCGCCGAAAAGAAAGCGGTACCGATCACCTTCGCCTTTTGTCATGCGCATGCGCGGCGCAAATTCTTTGAACTGGCCGACATCCAGAAAAATGCCCGCGACCGCAAACGCAAAGGCAAGCCGATCTCGCCGATCGCCCTGGAGGCCGTCCAACGGTACGATGCGTTGTTTGAGATCGAGCGCGAGATCAATGGATTGAGCGCCGAAGAACGACTGGCCGCGCGGCAGGAAAAGAGCAAGCCGCTGTTCGATGACATGCACGAGTGGCTAAAACGGGAGCGCGCCATGCTCAGCAAATCGTCCGAGGCGATCGAGCCGATCGATTACATGCTGAAGCGGTGGGATGGTTTTGCCCGTTTCCTCGAAGATGGCCGGATTTGTCTCACGAACAATGCCGCCGAGCGCGCTCTGAGAGGTATTGCACTCGGGCGTCGAAACTGGACCTTTGCCGGTTCCCAGCGTGGCGCCGATCGTGCCGCCATCATGCTCTCCGTCATCACGACCTGCCGTCTCAACGACGTCGACCCAAAGGCGTGGCTCGCCGATGTGTTCGCCCGCATCGCCGATCTTCCCGTCTCCCGCCTGCACGAACTGCTGCCTTGGCAATGGAAGACACACAAAGGGACGGCTATTGCGGCGGCCGCGTAA
- a CDS encoding DUF6429 family protein, which translates to MEIDEDKIDDAVLALLWLTLHNERCAWKGFDWATTDRLHKKGMIGDPVNKSKSLILTDEGLERSEALFRELFTRPPQ; encoded by the coding sequence ATGGAGATCGATGAGGACAAGATCGACGATGCCGTTTTGGCGCTGTTATGGCTGACGCTGCATAACGAGCGTTGTGCCTGGAAAGGCTTCGACTGGGCAACGACGGATAGGCTTCACAAGAAGGGCATGATCGGCGACCCAGTCAACAAGTCGAAGTCATTGATCCTGACCGATGAAGGCTTGGAGCGTTCGGAAGCGTTGTTCCGGGAGCTGTTTACGCGGCCGCCGCAATAG
- a CDS encoding tetratricopeptide repeat protein translates to MNSHENRVAAPLLSFRLNLVLFAVLSVLPLGGCARWDNPVLSVKETSAPQLLGANQINAATRQRILRAVGEDAQERALRDDLKQHPGNVDAAIRLTKALVAQKRPHEALQVLDNVLVVTPDNLRALNAKAVILDIEGRHDAAQELYRQALETNPENQMLHHNLNLSLAFEGKSEQSTLPQSR, encoded by the coding sequence ATGAATTCACATGAGAATAGAGTCGCCGCGCCGTTGCTTTCATTTCGTTTGAACTTAGTTCTCTTCGCAGTACTCTCCGTTCTGCCTCTCGGCGGTTGTGCTAGGTGGGATAACCCCGTTCTTTCAGTGAAGGAGACGTCAGCCCCACAATTGCTCGGCGCCAACCAAATCAATGCGGCTACGCGCCAACGCATTTTGCGCGCCGTCGGTGAGGATGCTCAAGAGCGGGCTTTGCGGGATGATCTGAAGCAGCATCCAGGCAATGTCGATGCGGCAATCCGTCTTACAAAAGCATTGGTGGCGCAGAAACGCCCGCATGAGGCGCTTCAGGTTTTAGACAACGTCTTGGTCGTGACCCCAGACAATTTGCGTGCATTGAATGCGAAGGCAGTCATCTTGGACATTGAGGGGCGGCATGACGCGGCACAAGAGCTGTACCGGCAAGCTCTCGAAACGAACCCAGAGAATCAGATGTTGCACCATAACCTCAATCTGTCTCTTGCGTTTGAAGGGAAGTCCGAACAGAGTACTTTGCCACAATCGCGATAA